The genomic interval TTAATCATAATGTTAATGTTGGTTAAGGGTATTGCTGATTGATAATCCAAGTCAACGTAAACTGGAACATAATGACTCTGAACATAGTTAGCTATCGTATAATTACTCAACACGTAGGATTTAAGGTAATTACAGGCAACGCATTGGGAGTCAGCGTAAATTATGAGAAGATACTTACCACTACTACTCATCAATAGATTCTCAAAGGAAATAGGATCCGTCACCAAGTAAGCATTAACAGAACCAAACCTAACCATAGTCAATGAGTAAGCCAATAACGTAACCTCTGCAAGCATAAGGAGTACAATTACTATTATACGTCCCTTCACGGTCATTAAATGAGATAGGTTATTTAAAAACTTTTTCCCAGGTAGCCAGTGGCAGGTAGGATGGTGATTGATGTAGTTTGGGCTAGAGGTCATGGTAATGTGAAGGCTACCCATAGGAATACAATTGAAGTAACTAAGGATAATTACATTACTAAGAGGGGTGATTGTATAATTGCTTGCTGCGCCGATAAGGCTGCCTTAGACCTAGACAATGACCTTAAGAGCGTGATAACTAATGATTACTCATTAGTCTTAATGATTATTGTGGCTGGTTCAAGCATTGACGTTATTGTTGGATTAGGGTTAAGGGGGTTAAGATTAACCGATGAGAGGAGGATCATAGTTAGGAGGAGTGGGTATATTGATAATGCTACTGTTATGCTTCTTGCTAATAAGGCAGCAAGGGACTTAGATAGGGATCTTATTAATAAAGCCAGAGATAGTGAACCAATTGAGGTGATTTTAATTGGTACAGAACTTGAGCAGAATTAACAGGGTTAAGGCGTTACTATACAGGAAGCTTATTCACCTACTATTGTCTATTCTACTAATAGTACCGTTAGTGGTTGGACTTGAGCAAGCATACATTGAAGCGTACTACACAGTACTTTTAATAGGCTCATCATTCCTATACATATACCAGGTTAAGAGGCCTTTAATATCAGTAGTTATTAGAGATACCCTTGAGGACGCTAGGAATAACGTTAGGTTAAACATACTGAGAGTTGCCGAAATGCTTAACATGACCAGTGTCAGGGAGTTAATAGCGTCAATGGATAAGCTTGAGTACACGTTCAGTGAATTCATTAAGAGTGTTGAGAGGGATTATGAGAGGAAATGGGGTTACCTAGGGGTTGTAATGGGTATGGTTGGTGTTTATGCATCCTACGTGCTGTTTAATACTTACGCCTACTATGGAGTGCTGGCGCTAATGTTCTATGACACATTCAGCGCATTGTTCGGCTCCCTCATTGGGAGAACTAAGATGCCCTACAGTAGTACTACAATTGAAGGTATTGTGATGGGGGCTTTAGTTTTCTCACTGGTGGTGGGCTTATTAGTGGGGCTTAGTTACTTCACATGGCTTTACCTAGTGGGTATAGCCCTTGGTGTTGTTGAATCATACAGTGGTGAAGATAACTTAGCGATTCCAGTAACGGCATCACTATTAGCCTACTTCCTAAGGTTCCCCAGGATTTAGGTTACTTGCGGAGTTACCTTAAATTTTAAGGCATTATTTAAAATAATCTCATGTTAGACATTCTTCTAACCGTCCTCCAGCTTCTCCTAACTATTGGAGGTAAGGTACCATTATTAATCCACTTCCTTAAAGCGCTTATAGTCCTTGGATCACTTGGGTAACCACTTCCGAAATCCCCGTAAGTTTCCTTAAGTTTATTTATTATAGTGTCCCTAATTACCTTCGCTACTATGCTGGCTGCTGATACTAATGGTATTGTCTCATCAGCATGGTTAAGTACTATTAGCTCAACGCCCTTAACATTAATGAATTCCTTAAACCTATTCGGGTCAGGGTCAGGTGAATCCACGTAAACCCTGGTGATACCACTGCATGATTTTATGAGTTCACTCATCTTATTAGCCTCAAGTTCATTCAGCAACCCCCTATTGACGTATTCATCTATTTCACCCGGTTCAACAACAATATGCCTAACACATGGTGCCTTACTTACTATTAGCCTATATAGCCTGCTTCTTCCACTTGGGGTTAATTGCTTAGAATCCTTAACTCCTATACCCTCAGCCTCTGAGTTACTCCAACCTACTATTGCTATTACCATTGGCCCTATTACTGGACCTCGTCCAGCCTCATCTATCCCTGCCTCAAGCTTGTTTACCATCCCCATTAAGCTTAGCCCTGATCCCACTTATTATTGTTAATGCTTCATCAAACCTATCCTCCTCAGCAAGTTCCTTCAAGTACGTAATGAGAGGTAACATTACCTTCTTAACGGTTGATTTAACAGCTAACGCTGCACCATCCTCATCATTCCTTATTAAACCAGCCTTAACAGCCCTCTTAACCTCACCTTCCCCAATGCTTAACCCCCATTTAGTTAATTCACCTATCATACCTTCTATAATCCTCCTCGCAAAGAGCCTCCTATACTCAATTAGTCTATGTTCAATTAATTTACTTGCCTCATCTAATGCCCTCCTCTTGCTTTCCCTAACCTCACTCTCAAGATTCTTTAATTCATCTATTGAAACCACATTAGGGATTTCAGGGTCAACATTCCTAGGTATTCCAATATCAATTATTATTGGCTTACCGCTTAATTCCTCAGCATCCCTCTTACTCAATAGAGGCTTCATCGTGGACGTGGCGAAAACCACTACATCGCTTTCCCCCATAATGCTCCTCAATGAGTCAAGGGATGCGTACTTGAAATTGTACCTTAAAGCCACGGCCTTAGCCTTATCAAGGGTTCTGTTAACTACTGTTACGTTCCTAAAGCCCTTTTCGGCAAGTCTCCTAACTATGTCGGATCCAATAGAACCTGCACCAACCACGATAACCTTAGAGTTAAGTCCCCTAAACCTATGCACGTACTCAGCTACCAATGAACCAACGCTCGCTAACCCTATTGAAATCTCAGGAAACCTACCCCTGATCTCTTTCCCAGTCCTAATAGCCCTCTCAATAGTGAATCCCAGTAAACCACCCAGCGCCCCCCTCCTTCTAGCATCATTGAACGCATCCTCAACCTGGCCCAGTATTTCCGACTCACCCACCGCTGCTGATTCAAGACCTGCTGCAACCCTGAAAATGTGCCGTACTGCATTCATTCCTACTAATCTATC from Caldivirga sp. carries:
- a CDS encoding DUF371 domain-containing protein — encoded protein: MAGRMVIDVVWARGHGNVKATHRNTIEVTKDNYITKRGDCIIACCADKAALDLDNDLKSVITNDYSLVLMIIVAGSSIDVIVGLGLRGLRLTDERRIIVRRSGYIDNATVMLLANKAARDLDRDLINKARDSEPIEVILIGTELEQN
- a CDS encoding phosphatidate cytidylyltransferase, with amino-acid sequence MVQNLSRINRVKALLYRKLIHLLLSILLIVPLVVGLEQAYIEAYYTVLLIGSSFLYIYQVKRPLISVVIRDTLEDARNNVRLNILRVAEMLNMTSVRELIASMDKLEYTFSEFIKSVERDYERKWGYLGVVMGMVGVYASYVLFNTYAYYGVLALMFYDTFSALFGSLIGRTKMPYSSTTIEGIVMGALVFSLVVGLLVGLSYFTWLYLVGIALGVVESYSGEDNLAIPVTASLLAYFLRFPRI
- the rnhB gene encoding ribonuclease HII; this encodes MGMVNKLEAGIDEAGRGPVIGPMVIAIVGWSNSEAEGIGVKDSKQLTPSGRSRLYRLIVSKAPCVRHIVVEPGEIDEYVNRGLLNELEANKMSELIKSCSGITRVYVDSPDPDPNRFKEFINVKGVELIVLNHADETIPLVSAASIVAKVIRDTIINKLKETYGDFGSGYPSDPRTISALRKWINNGTLPPIVRRSWRTVRRMSNMRLF
- a CDS encoding NAD(P)-binding domain-containing protein, coding for MGIDDYLSKIKALTLNHKRVNTITLSETYLNSDEVYGKLMNYYNEVFLLQTCNRVEIYVYGDDYSVAEDVYRVKGTVNYVDRLVGMNAVRHIFRVAAGLESAAVGESEILGQVEDAFNDARRRGALGGLLGFTIERAIRTGKEIRGRFPEISIGLASVGSLVAEYVHRFRGLNSKVIVVGAGSIGSDIVRRLAEKGFRNVTVVNRTLDKAKAVALRYNFKYASLDSLRSIMGESDVVVFATSTMKPLLSKRDAEELSGKPIIIDIGIPRNVDPEIPNVVSIDELKNLESEVRESKRRALDEASKLIEHRLIEYRRLFARRIIEGMIGELTKWGLSIGEGEVKRAVKAGLIRNDEDGAALAVKSTVKKVMLPLITYLKELAEEDRFDEALTIISGIRAKLNGDGKQA